The Horticoccus luteus DNA window TTGTCAGCCGGCTGCGGCCGGACGACACGGTGGCGATCGTCACGTATGCGGGGCGGTCGGGTCTCGCGCTGGCGACGACGCCGGTGAAGCGGGCGGCGGAGATTTTGGGGGCGTTGGATGAGTTGAGCCCAGGCGGATCGACGAACGGCGCGCAGGGCATCCAGCTCGCTTACGACGTGGCGAAGGCGCATTTCGTGTCGGGCGGAATCAACCACGTGGTGCTCTGCACGGACGGCGATTTCAACGTCGGGATGACGAGCGAGGGCGAGTTGACGCGGCTCATCACGGAGCAGGCGAAGTCGGGCGTGTTTCTGACGGTGCTCGGGTTTGGGATGGGCAACTACAAGGATGCGACGCTCGAGAAACTGGCGGACTCGGGGAACGGCAACTACGGCTACGTGGACAACCGGCGCGAGGCGGAGAAGCTGCTCGTGGAGCAGGTGAGCGGGACACTCGTCACGGTGGCGAAGGACGTGAAGCTGCAGGTGGAATTCAATCCGGCGAAGGTGGCGCGTTACCGGTTGATCGGTTACGAGAACCGGCGGCTGGAGAATCGCGATTTCAACAACGATAAAGTCGATGCGGGCGAGATTGGCGCGGGCCACACGGTGACGGCGCTTTACGAAATCGTGCCGGTCGGGACGAAAGATGCGGATGCGGCGGCGAGCGGGCCGGCGATCGATCCGTTGAAATACGCCGCGGTGAAAGCTCCAAGCACCAAGGACCAAGTTCCAAACTCGGAGGAGTTGCTCACGCTGAAGGTGCGTTACAAGGAGCCGGCGGGCGACAAGAGCCGGAAGCTGGAGTTTCCGCTGGTGGATCGCGGCGCGGCGTTTGCGGACGCGGATGGGGACTTCAAGTTCGCGGCGTCGGTCGCGGCGTTTGGAATGATTTTGCGCGATTCGCCGCAAAAGGGTTCGGCGACACTGGCGAACGTGGTGGCGTGGGCGGAGTCCGGCGCGGGCGCGGATGCGGGCGGGTATCGGGCGGAGTTTATCCAACTGGCGCGGCGGGCGGAGACGCTGGTGAATTGAAGGCGGTGCGCGGGGGGGCGAGTCGACGGGGCGGGCACTGAGGACGAAGAGGGAAGCGGGCAGGAGGGGGAACGGAGGCGGGGTGAGCGGGCACGAAAAAGCCCGCGCGGGTGGGCGCGGGCTCGAAACGGGAGACGACCGCAGAGTTATTTCTTGGCGGTTTTGGCGACTTCGCCGTGAGATTCGCACTTGTCGGACTTCGCGGCGGCGGCGGTGGTGTCGCAGGACTTCGCGTCCTTGCTCTTGCAGCAGCAGCAGGCGCTTTCGTCTTTGCAAGCGGCGTCGGCTTTGGCGGGCTGATCGGCGGCGGTCGCGAGGGCGGCGGCGGCGAGGGTGGCGAGGGAGAGGAGGAGTTTTTTCATAGGGGGAGGAGGTTGGGTTCGGCCGAAGGAGAACGCAAAAAGAGAAAGCGGCAAGGCTGTTTGGGCAGGCGCCTCCGGGAGGACAGCGAATCCAGCGAGAGGAAAGTCGTCGCGAAGACGCGCGATGGGAGGGAGCGGCAGGCGGTAGGGCGAGCCCGAGGGCGCTAGCGGAGCAAGGGTTCGAGCACGCGCCAGACGTTGTCGGCGAGGAGGCGGTGGCCGGCAGCGTTGGGGTGAATCATGTCGGCTTGGTTCAGCGCGGGCACGGCACCGACGCCTTCGAGCAGAAAGGGGACGAGCGTGAGGTGGTTTTTCTCGGCGAGATCGGGAAAGAGCGAGCGAAAGCGGGTGGTGAAGCGCTCGCCCATGCTGGCGGGCATTTGCATGCCGGCGAGGACGATGGGGGCGGCGGGGGCTTTGGCGCGCACGTGATCGATGATCGCCTGGAGGTTGGCGCGGGTGACGGCAGGATCGATGCCGCGCAGGCCGTCGTTGCCGCCGAGCGCGAGGACGAACACATCGACGGGTTGCCGCAAAACCCAGTCGATGCGGCGAAGGCCGCCGGCGGTGGTTTCGCCGCTGACGCCGGCGTTGACGACGCGGTAGGGCAGGTGGGCGGCTGCGATGCGTTGTTGGATGAGCGCGGGGAACGCCTCGCGTTCGGGGGCGTCGAGACCGTAACCGGCGGTGAGACTATCGCCGAAGAAGACGATCGTTTTCGGCGCGGGGGCGGCGGCGCGCAAGGTGGCGGCGAGTCCGAGGAGGAGGCAAAACCGGAGAGCGATCATGGAGCGATACGACCGCTTGAACTAGCTTTCGAGCCAAAGGCGGGTTCTTGTGACAGGCATTGTCCATGAGTGCGCAACCGATCCTGAAAGTCCAGCGGCTGACGAAGACGTATCGCACGGCCGCGGGGCCGTTGACGGTGTTGCATGAGGTCTCGTTTGAGTTGGAAGCGGGCGCGAGTCTCGCCGTGGTCGGCCCGAGCGGCAGCGGAAAGACCACGCTGCTGGGGTTGTGCGCGGGACTCGATGGCGCTACGACCGGGAGCGTGGCACTCGCAGGCGAGGCGCTGGAGCCATTGAACGAGGACGGACGGGCGCGGGTGCGGAATGAGCATGTGGGTTTCGTGTTTCAGAATTTCCAACTGATCCCGACGCTGACGGCGCGGGAAAATGTGCTCGTGCCGCTCGAGTTGCGCGGAGAAGGAGGGCGCGAGGCGGAGGCGCAGGCGTTGCTGACGCGCGTGGGTCTCGGGGAGCGCGGGGATCATTATCCGGTGCAGCTTTCGGGCGGGGAACAGCAGCGGGTGGCGCTGGCGCGGGCGTTCATCAACCGGCCGAAGATTCTGTTTTGCGATGAGCCGACGGGCAACCTCGATGCGGAGACGGCGCACGCGATGGTGGAGCTGATTTTTGGACTCAACCGCGAGCGGGGCACGACGCTGGTGCTGGTGACGCACGATCCCGAGCTGGCGAAATTATGCGGTCGCGTGCTGCGGTTGCGCGGCGGCGCGGTGGTGGCATGAGGGACTATGATTTTGGTCTCCCGCGAATCCCGCGCATAGACGCGAATACGATCTTATGAGCGAACTGATCTATCCAGAGGAGAGTTATGATCCGCGTTCATTGGCGTGATTAACGGGCGGCGGCATGAATTTTATTCTCAAAATGGCGTGGCGGGATTCGCGGCGGGCACGGGGGCGGCTGGCGCTTTTTTCGTTGTCGGTTGTGCTCGGGATCGCGGCGCTCGTGGCCATCGGTTCGTTCAGCGCGAATCTGTCGCGGGGCATGGCAGAGCAGACGAAGGCGCTCCTCGGCGCGGACTTGATCGTGACGTCGCGGGTGGCGTTTACGCCGGCGGTGGAGGCTTTTCTCCAGACGCTCGGCGGCGAGGAGGCGCGTGAGGTTTCCGCCAGTTCAATGATGGTGTTTCCCACGGCGGGGGGCGCGACGCGGTTGGTGCAGGCGCGCGCGATCGAGGGCGCGTTCCCGTTTTACGGGGAGTTCGACACGGAGCCGGCGAACGCCCTGGCACGGCTGCGGCGGGGCGAGAAGGTGGTGATCCTCGAGGCCACGCTGCTGCCGCAATTTAACGTGAAGATGGGCGATCACGTGAAGCTCGGGAAAGAGAGGTTTGAAGTCGCGGGGGCGGTGACGAAAGTCGCGGGCGAAAACGCGGCGGTGGCGATGCTGGCGCCGCGGGCGTTTTTCCCGCTGGGGCGGCTGGAGGCGACGGGCCTCGCGGGGCCGGGCAGTCTCGTGCGGCATCGCGTCATGCTCAAGCTGCCGGCGGGGCGCGATGCGGAGGCGGTCGCGCGAGAGTTGCGCGAGCGTTTTCCGGAGCAACGGTTGTCGGTCGAGACGGTCGCGATGCGTCAGCGCCAGCTGGGGCGAGCACTGACCAACATCTACGGTTTCCTGAGTCTCGTGGGTTTCATCGCGCTGTTCCTCGGTGCGATCGGAGTGGCGAGCGCGATCCATGTTTACGTGCAGCAAAAGATCACGACGGTGGCGATTTTGCGGTGTCTGGGCGCGTCGGCGCGGCAGAGTTTCGCGGTATATGTCGTGCAGGGGTGCGCGTTGGGTGCGCTCGGGGCGGTGCTCGGGGCGGCGTTGGGCATCGGGGTGCAAAGGCTGCTGCCGGGGCTCGTGCAGGACTGGCTGCCGTGGCGGATGGATTTCTTCATCGCGTGGCCGGCGGTGGGGCGGGGGATGGCGGCGGGTTTTGTGATTTGCGTGCTGTTTGCGCTGTTGCCGCTGCTGGCGGTGCGGCGGGTTTCGCCGTTGGCGGCGTTGCGGTCGGCGTTGGCGGAGCCGGCCAAGCGGGCGCCGGATCCGTGGCGAATCACGATCGG harbors:
- a CDS encoding arylesterase is translated as MIALRFCLLLGLAATLRAAAPAPKTIVFFGDSLTAGYGLDAPEREAFPALIQQRIAAAHLPYRVVNAGVSGETTAGGLRRIDWVLRQPVDVFVLALGGNDGLRGIDPAVTRANLQAIIDHVRAKAPAAPIVLAGMQMPASMGERFTTRFRSLFPDLAEKNHLTLVPFLLEGVGAVPALNQADMIHPNAAGHRLLADNVWRVLEPLLR
- a CDS encoding ABC transporter ATP-binding protein encodes the protein MSAQPILKVQRLTKTYRTAAGPLTVLHEVSFELEAGASLAVVGPSGSGKTTLLGLCAGLDGATTGSVALAGEALEPLNEDGRARVRNEHVGFVFQNFQLIPTLTARENVLVPLELRGEGGREAEAQALLTRVGLGERGDHYPVQLSGGEQQRVALARAFINRPKILFCDEPTGNLDAETAHAMVELIFGLNRERGTTLVLVTHDPELAKLCGRVLRLRGGAVVA